From Rhodoferax sp. AJA081-3, the proteins below share one genomic window:
- a CDS encoding ABC transporter substrate-binding protein — protein sequence MTRSLFVLLALATSGANACVIKLAYNEIAAPPYYFGDAGKTPDNPGPAIELVDLAAAKLGCKMVWQRKPLKRILRELETNDIDATLALSYSKECAATMVYPLKNGVPDAGLALWTLSYDFYVKQGSTLTWDGKGFNRKPTRVGANAGYSIIKDLADMGIAAEAAPGDVNNLGKLVSNRIEVYAGQSLFVDQLREQAAFKDIEKLTPPIIRKDYFLVFSNGFYASSGDTAQKLWKQIEETKKSHGAALDKKYQALAGNSLAIF from the coding sequence ATGACCCGTTCTCTATTCGTTTTGCTGGCCCTGGCTACCTCCGGCGCCAACGCCTGCGTCATCAAACTGGCCTACAACGAGATTGCGGCCCCGCCCTACTACTTTGGCGACGCGGGCAAAACGCCCGACAACCCCGGCCCCGCCATCGAGCTGGTCGACCTGGCCGCCGCGAAGCTGGGCTGCAAGATGGTCTGGCAGCGCAAACCGCTCAAGCGCATCCTGCGTGAGCTGGAAACCAATGACATTGATGCCACGCTGGCCCTGTCCTACAGCAAAGAGTGTGCGGCCACCATGGTCTACCCCCTGAAAAACGGCGTGCCCGATGCCGGCTTGGCACTGTGGACCCTGTCGTACGACTTTTATGTCAAACAGGGCTCCACCCTCACCTGGGATGGCAAGGGCTTCAACCGCAAGCCCACACGGGTCGGTGCCAATGCGGGCTACTCCATCATCAAGGACCTGGCCGACATGGGCATTGCGGCGGAAGCAGCCCCAGGTGATGTGAACAACCTGGGCAAGCTGGTCAGCAACCGCATCGAGGTGTATGCCGGCCAGAGTCTGTTTGTGGACCAGTTGCGCGAGCAGGCCGCCTTCAAAGACATTGAGAAGCTGACCCCACCCATCATCCGCAAGGACTACTTTCTGGTGTTCTCCAACGGCTTTTATGCCAGCTCTGGGGACACGGCCCAGAAGCTGTGGAAGCAGATTGAAGAGACCAAAAAGTCGCACGGTGCGGCGCTGGACAAAAAGTACCAGGCACTGGCCGGGAATAGCCTGGCGATTTTTTAG
- the coaE gene encoding dephospho-CoA kinase (Dephospho-CoA kinase (CoaE) performs the final step in coenzyme A biosynthesis.) produces the protein MDKRPKIVGLTGGIAAGKSATRQAFERLGVPCLDADAVARDIHQDPAHPATKTLAKTFAEWMTPEGALQRGSLQGLFARDAEANHTLIAILKPHVLAAMHNWTATHSAPYVVWESALLVQETIVVDRVVVVDAPMTLRLARLRSRNPNWSEQHIANILAMQTTLPTGDGAWAGADAIHNGGSQEQLQAQVAALHHHYLQLWN, from the coding sequence ATGGATAAAAGACCCAAGATTGTTGGGCTCACAGGGGGCATAGCCGCAGGCAAGTCGGCAACCCGCCAGGCGTTCGAAAGGCTGGGCGTGCCCTGCCTGGATGCCGATGCTGTTGCAAGAGACATCCACCAGGACCCCGCGCACCCTGCGACAAAAACGCTGGCCAAAACCTTTGCGGAGTGGATGACACCTGAAGGCGCATTGCAACGTGGCAGCCTGCAGGGTTTGTTTGCGCGCGACGCAGAAGCCAACCACACCCTGATTGCCATACTGAAGCCGCATGTGCTGGCGGCCATGCACAACTGGACCGCAACACACAGCGCACCCTATGTCGTCTGGGAATCGGCACTGCTTGTGCAGGAAACGATTGTGGTGGACCGCGTCGTTGTTGTGGATGCACCGATGACCCTGCGTTTGGCGCGGCTGCGCAGCAGAAACCCGAATTGGTCCGAACAACACATTGCCAATATCCTAGCCATGCAGACCACACTGCCTACTGGTGATGGTGCTTGGGCCGGGGCCGATGCCATTCACAATGGCGGATCGCAGGAACAGTTGCAAGCGCAGGTCGCGGCCTTGCACCACCACTACCTACAACTTTGGAACTGA